A window from Neochlamydia sp. AcF84 encodes these proteins:
- a CDS encoding DUF4116 domain-containing protein codes for MQINLSSKACRFIDHKADYVPIISTVTNLVCIFQKVFIIPLKQEKNISKSPYYSYLNRKSFERCIILLIPVLGNILVGIGDFACKRENDKDALPKPAKYYGRISKHEEGPPSRGDKRIFPLTLKKEGVELKNFKEKLQISAQKKVNTIRDASKDHQNDKEDVLAAIQHDDLAMQQTCQDFQDAKKVVFAAVQHDGLALQHASQALQNNKEIVLAAVQHDGLALQYASRELRNDKEIVLAAVQDDGLALQYASSELQNDKEVVLAAVRHTGLALQYASLERRNNKEVLLAAVQQDCLALRYANQELQNDKEVVLVAVQQAPWGLKYVSKEIQNEREIVLAAVQKFGLSFRYASQELQNDREILLVAVRRRGSVLMYANKNLKNDREIVLAAIQQDGLALRYASEELQNSPELVDLSFKFFRQQL; via the coding sequence ATGCAAATAAATCTATCATCTAAAGCATGCCGATTTATTGATCATAAGGCCGATTACGTGCCTATCATAAGTACTGTGACTAATTTAGTTTGTATCTTTCAAAAAGTTTTTATCATACCCCTTAAGCAAGAAAAGAATATTTCTAAAAGTCCTTACTATTCCTACCTTAACCGAAAAAGTTTTGAACGGTGTATAATTTTATTAATTCCTGTATTAGGAAATATCCTTGTAGGAATTGGGGACTTTGCTTGTAAAAGAGAGAATGATAAAGACGCTTTACCAAAGCCGGCCAAGTACTATGGCCGCATATCTAAGCATGAGGAGGGCCCACCTTCTAGAGGCGATAAAAGAATATTTCCTCTTACTCTTAAAAAAGAGGGAGTAGAGCTGAAAAATTTTAAAGAAAAGCTTCAAATTAGTGCCCAGAAAAAAGTGAATACGATTAGGGATGCTAGTAAAGATCATCAGAACGATAAGGAAGATGTCCTTGCGGCTATTCAGCATGATGACTTAGCAATGCAGCAGACTTGCCAAGATTTCCAGGATGCTAAAAAAGTTGTATTTGCCGCTGTTCAGCATGATGGCTTAGCCCTACAGCATGCTAGCCAAGCGCTGCAGAATAATAAAGAAATCGTTCTTGCCGCTGTTCAACATGATGGCTTAGCCTTGCAGTATGCTAGCCGAGAGCTTCGAAATGATAAAGAAATTGTTCTTGCAGCTGTTCAAGATGATGGCTTAGCCCTGCAGTATGCCAGCTCAGAGCTTCAAAATGATAAAGAAGTCGTTCTTGCAGCTGTCCGACATACTGGTTTAGCTTTGCAGTATGCCAGCCTAGAGCGTCGAAATAATAAAGAAGTCCTTCTTGCGGCTGTTCAGCAAGACTGCTTGGCTCTTAGATACGCTAACCAAGAGCTGCAAAATGATAAAGAAGTCGTTCTTGTTGCTGTCCAGCAAGCACCATGGGGGCTTAAGTATGTTAGCAAAGAAATTCAGAATGAGAGGGAAATCGTTCTAGCTGCCGTGCAGAAATTTGGCTTGTCGTTTAGGTATGCTAGTCAAGAGCTCCAAAATGATAGAGAAATCCTTCTTGTCGCCGTCCGGAGAAGAGGTTCTGTGCTTATGTATGCTAACAAAAACTTGAAGAACGATAGGGAAATTGTCCTTGCAGCTATCCAGCAAGATGGTTTGGCGCTTAGGTACGCTAGCGAAGAGCTTCAGAATAGTCCTGAGCTTGTTGACCTG
- a CDS encoding rod shape-determining protein MreC, whose translation MSLPLTTSEWMRGRVLAILSPIWESLSHLKGQKKQELKNLMPIDLHENSMPEIQEPSYNAVAARIIFRSLGTWNSSLWINVGEETNEVYESPLVAKNSPVLVGDSVVGVIDYMGKKQSRVRLITDSGLVSSVRVARGYEQGKAIAEYIPDLVAYIHAHEELFDNGREKMLAENVLRHLRLKLLEKKHTWYLAKGEIRGQSRPIWRTDGHLLRGSGFNYDFEDEQGPARDLRSGEPIGSSQAKAMPLIKVNDLLVTTGMDGVFPAGLKVAIVTKVDLLREGDFAFELEAKPTIGNLDDLTWVYVIAPSGFNEKDQPNLR comes from the coding sequence ATGAGTCTCCCCCTAACGACTTCTGAGTGGATGCGTGGAAGGGTTTTGGCTATTCTTTCTCCTATTTGGGAAAGCTTAAGCCATTTAAAAGGGCAAAAAAAGCAAGAATTAAAAAATCTAATGCCTATAGATTTACATGAAAATAGCATGCCTGAGATTCAAGAACCCTCTTACAATGCAGTAGCAGCTCGTATAATCTTTCGTTCTCTAGGAACCTGGAATAGTTCCTTGTGGATTAACGTGGGAGAGGAAACGAATGAAGTCTACGAAAGCCCTTTGGTAGCTAAAAACAGTCCTGTATTGGTCGGTGATTCAGTAGTAGGTGTAATAGATTATATGGGAAAAAAGCAATCACGTGTGAGGCTGATTACAGATTCGGGGCTTGTATCTTCGGTGCGCGTGGCCAGAGGTTATGAGCAGGGTAAAGCTATCGCAGAATATATTCCTGATCTAGTTGCATATATACATGCCCATGAGGAGTTGTTTGACAATGGGCGGGAAAAAATGCTAGCAGAAAATGTATTGCGCCATTTGCGTCTAAAGTTATTGGAAAAAAAGCATACCTGGTATTTAGCTAAAGGGGAAATTCGAGGGCAGAGCCGTCCTATCTGGCGAACAGATGGCCATCTTCTTCGGGGGTCAGGGTTTAATTATGATTTCGAAGATGAGCAAGGACCTGCACGCGATTTACGTTCTGGGGAACCTATAGGCTCTTCACAAGCAAAAGCTATGCCTTTAATAAAGGTAAACGATCTTTTAGTGACTACAGGTATGGATGGAGTCTTTCCAGCTGGCCTTAAGGTAGCAATAGTGACAAAAGTAGATCTTTTAAGGGAAGGAGATTTTGCCTTCGAATTAGAGGCTAAACCTACGATAGGAAATTTAGATGATTTAACATGGGTGTATGTTATAGCCCCATCAGGATTTAATGAAAAAGATCAGCCTAATTTACGCTAA
- a CDS encoding IS5 family transposase (programmed frameshift), which yields MEKYEELKVLPAEQFRRLTGVKRETSERMVEVLVEAQNRRYRRAERRGGLSIQDKLLMALEYLREHRTYFHLGRSYRLSESGCYRACRWVKDTLIKSGEFSLPGKKALLEKDSEYEVVLIDASESPVERPKRRVKEKKKIRNRNNKQKHFYSGKKKRHTLKSQVVADKKSRKVICTAFSNGKKHDYKLFKESKVRWTDNRCTITDSGYTGIKKLQRNSRLPKKSRKRKPLTQEEKKQNQAISSERVINENVIGSLKRFKIISDRYRNRRRRLGLRFNLIAMIYNYEIEI from the exons ATGGAGAAATATGAGGAGCTTAAAGTGCTGCCTGCCGAACAATTTAGAAGGCTAACAGGAGTAAAGCGTGAAACATCTGAAAGAATGGTCGAGGTTTTAGTAGAAGCACAAAACAGAAGATACAGAAGAGCAGAAAGAAGAGGCGGGCTAAGTATCCAAGACAAGCTGTTGATGGCGTTGGAGTATTTAAGAGAACATCGAACTTATTTTCATTTAGGTAGAAGTTATAGATTGAGCGAAAGTGGTTGCTATCGAGCATGTAGATGGGTGAAAGACACATTAATTAAAAGTGGGGAATTTTCGCTTCCTGGAAAGAAAGCTCTTCTGGAAAAGGATAGTGAATACGAAGTAGTGCTTATAGATGCATCAGAATCACCTGTAGAGCGACCTAAGAGGAGAGTTAAAGA GAAAAAAAAGATAAGGAATCGCAACAACAAGCAGAAGCATTTCTATTCAGGAAAAAAGAAAAGGCATACCCTAAAAAGTCAGGTGGTGGCCGATAAGAAGAGTAGGAAAGTTATTTGTACGGCCTTTAGTAATGGTAAAAAGCATGATTATAAGTTGTTTAAAGAAAGTAAGGTGCGCTGGACTGATAACCGCTGCACGATAACCGATAGTGGATATACAGGTATAAAAAAACTTCAAAGAAACTCCAGGCTACCAAAAAAATCTAGAAAGAGAAAACCGTTAACTCAGGAAGAAAAAAAGCAAAACCAAGCAATATCTTCGGAAAGAGTAATAAACGAAAATGTGATTGGGAGTTTGAAAAGATTTAAAATCATAAGCGATAGATACAGAAATCGAAGAAGAAGGCTTGGTTTGCGCTTTAATCTTATTGCGATGATCTACAACTATGAAATTGAAATTTAA
- a CDS encoding leucine-rich repeat domain-containing protein: MHPISSTSIESLPNELLLPILEACAAPSLFSVCKRWHHLLASEVMPSLYKQIGKVHAPQRNVKEQVLIVDRIYKLESRLSETAKVNAIFRQIFTLAKSISPLEFKWKTEEKRGLTLANYSSYLLNINCLLAWKKLPGGKKYLSRNAIKRLPLEKKGELFRDWIEENCKSITALDLSKAGLTYLPPEIGQLSQLQKLDLIENQLTSLPAEIGQLSQLKELYLHQNELTSLPAEIGQLSELQGLYLIQNQLTSLPTEIGQLSQLQDLYLNYNQLTSLPAEIGQLSELQKLLLDQNQLTALPAEIGQLSQLRWLNLNQNQLTALPAEIGQLSQLRWLKLNQSQLTSLPAEIGQLSKLQNLLLDQNQLTALPAEIGQLFELQELDLRENQLTSLPGEIGQLSELQWLYLKQNQLTALPAEIGRLAKLQSLSLSQNQLTALPAEIGQLSQLTSLELAENPLKDIPEKIRQRFQL, from the coding sequence ATGCATCCTATCTCTTCGACATCTATTGAAAGCTTGCCCAATGAATTGCTGCTCCCTATCTTAGAGGCTTGCGCAGCTCCTTCCTTATTTAGCGTCTGTAAAAGATGGCATCATCTGCTGGCTTCTGAAGTCATGCCTTCTCTTTATAAGCAAATAGGTAAAGTGCATGCTCCTCAAAGAAATGTTAAGGAACAGGTGCTTATTGTAGATAGGATTTATAAGCTAGAAAGCAGACTTTCTGAAACAGCAAAGGTAAATGCAATTTTTAGGCAAATCTTTACTTTAGCTAAATCTATTTCTCCTTTAGAATTCAAATGGAAAACAGAAGAAAAAAGAGGCTTAACGCTGGCTAATTACTCTTCTTATCTCTTAAATATTAATTGCCTTTTAGCTTGGAAGAAACTTCCTGGTGGAAAAAAATACTTGAGCCGGAACGCAATTAAGCGCTTGCCTCTAGAAAAAAAAGGGGAGCTTTTTAGAGATTGGATTGAAGAAAATTGTAAAAGCATCACGGCTTTAGATTTATCTAAAGCAGGCTTGACTTATTTACCCCCAGAAATAGGTCAGTTGTCTCAGCTGCAAAAGCTTGACTTAATAGAAAACCAGCTCACCAGCCTTCCTGCAGAGATAGGACAGCTATCGCAGCTGAAAGAGCTTTACTTACATCAAAACGAGCTCACCAGCCTGCCTGCAGAAATTGGGCAGCTGTCTGAGCTGCAAGGGCTTTACTTAATTCAAAACCAGCTCACCAGCCTTCCTACAGAAATTGGGCAATTGTCTCAGCTGCAAGACCTTTACTTAAACTACAACCAGCTTACTAGCCTTCCTGCAGAAATTGGGCAGCTGTCAGAGCTGCAAAAGCTTCTCTTAGACCAAAACCAGCTCACCGCTCTGCCTGCAGAAATCGGGCAACTGTCTCAGCTGCGATGGCTTAACTTAAACCAAAACCAGCTCACCGCTCTGCCTGCAGAAATCGGGCAACTGTCTCAGCTGCGATGGCTTAAATTAAATCAAAGCCAGCTCACCAGCCTTCCTGCAGAGATAGGGCAGCTGTCTAAGCTGCAAAACCTTCTCTTAGACCAAAACCAGCTCACCGCTCTGCCTGCAGAAATTGGGCAGCTGTTTGAGCTGCAAGAGCTTGACTTAAGAGAAAACCAGCTCACCAGTCTGCCTGGAGAAATTGGGCAGCTGTCTGAGCTACAATGGCTTTACTTAAAACAAAACCAACTCACCGCTCTGCCTGCAGAAATCGGGCGGCTGGCTAAGCTGCAATCACTTAGCTTAAGCCAAAACCAGCTCACCGCTCTGCCTGCAGAAATCGGGCAACTGTCTCAACTTACCAGTCTTGAATTAGCGGAAAATCCTTTGAAAGATATTCCAGAAAAAATAAGGCAGCGTTTTCAATTGTAG
- a CDS encoding leucine-rich repeat domain-containing protein, translating to MANYSSYLLNTNRLLLWKKLSGGEEYLSREEIKHLLLEKKGELLRDWITENCKNTTALDLSRLGLTYLPSEICQLSKLQELDLSQNHLTTLPAEIGQLSQLRRLDLNQNQLIALPTEIEQLSKLQGLYLNKNQLISLPAEIGRLSQLRILHLNQNQLTALPAEIGQLSELGCLYLGENQLTSLPAEMGRLSKLELLDLSQNQLTSLPAEIGQLSQLQGLDLNQNQLTSLPAEIGQLSELECLYLNKNQLISLPAEMGRLSKLQLLDLSQNQLTSLPAEIGHLSQLNNLGLKQNQLTSLPTEIGQLSQLTKLELTANPLKDIAEEIRQRFQLQIDRK from the coding sequence TTGGCTAACTACTCCTCTTATCTGCTGAATACTAATCGCCTTTTACTTTGGAAAAAACTTTCTGGTGGGGAAGAATACTTGAGCCGAGAAGAAATTAAGCACTTGCTTCTAGAGAAAAAAGGAGAGCTACTTAGAGATTGGATTACAGAAAATTGTAAAAATACTACGGCATTAGATTTATCTAGATTAGGCTTGACTTATTTACCCTCAGAAATATGCCAGTTATCTAAGCTGCAAGAGCTTGATTTAAGCCAAAACCATCTTACCACTCTACCTGCAGAAATCGGGCAGCTATCTCAGTTGAGAAGGCTTGACTTAAATCAAAACCAGCTCATCGCTCTGCCTACAGAAATTGAGCAACTGTCTAAGCTGCAAGGACTTTACTTAAACAAGAACCAGCTCATCAGTCTCCCTGCAGAAATCGGGCGGTTATCTCAGCTGCGCATACTTCACTTAAATCAAAACCAGCTCACCGCTCTGCCTGCAGAAATAGGCCAATTGTCTGAGTTGGGATGCCTTTACTTAGGAGAAAACCAGCTCACCAGTCTGCCTGCAGAGATGGGGCGTTTGTCTAAGCTGGAATTGCTTGATTTGAGCCAAAACCAACTCACCAGTCTGCCTGCAGAAATAGGTCAATTGTCCCAGCTGCAAGGGCTTGACTTAAATCAAAACCAGCTCACCAGTCTACCTGCAGAAATCGGGCAATTGTCTGAGTTGGAATGCCTTTACTTAAACAAGAACCAGCTCATCAGCCTTCCTGCAGAGATGGGGCGGTTGTCTAAGCTGCAATTGCTTGATTTAAGTCAAAACCAACTCACCAGTCTGCCTGCAGAAATCGGGCATTTATCTCAGCTTAACAATCTTGGATTAAAACAAAACCAGCTCACCAGTCTGCCTACAGAAATCGGGCAATTGTCTCAGCTTACCAAGCTTGAATTAACGGCAAATCCTTTGAAAGATATTGCAGAAGAAATAAGGCAGCGTTTTCAATTGCAGATTGACCGTAAGTAA
- a CDS encoding F-box protein, whose translation MHPISLASIESLPNELLLPILEACAVPSLFSVCKRWHHLLASEVMLSLYKKIAQLHFPTKNTPTQRTLMLAKVYQLNPVLTSTEKVYQVFKQVFTLAKSLSPLEFKWKSEEKNILLWLTTPLIC comes from the coding sequence ATGCATCCTATCTCTTTGGCATCTATTGAAAGCTTGCCCAATGAATTGCTGCTCCCTATCTTAGAGGCTTGCGCAGTTCCTTCCTTATTTAGCGTCTGTAAAAGATGGCATCATCTGCTGGCTTCTGAGGTGATGCTTTCTCTTTATAAAAAAATAGCACAGCTTCATTTTCCCACGAAGAATACCCCTACCCAGCGAACTCTTATGTTAGCTAAAGTTTATCAACTCAATCCTGTACTTACCTCTACTGAAAAAGTTTATCAAGTTTTTAAACAAGTTTTTACCTTAGCTAAATCTCTTTCTCCTCTAGAGTTTAAATGGAAGTCTGAAGAAAAAAATATTTTACTTTGGCTAACTACTCCTCTTATCTGCTGA
- a CDS encoding leucine-rich repeat domain-containing protein, with product MEKTSWWGRILERRRNQALASRKKGELLRDWIEENCKNIPTLDLSKAGLTYLPSEIGQLSQMQELILNQNQLTSLPSEIGQLSQLVQLCLNQNQLTSLPTEIGQLSQLQTLELAENPLEDIAEKIRQRFQLQIDRK from the coding sequence TTGGAAAAAACTTCCTGGTGGGGAAGAATACTTGAGCGGAGAAGAAATCAAGCACTTGCCTCTAGAAAAAAAGGAGAGCTTCTTAGAGATTGGATTGAAGAAAATTGTAAAAACATCCCGACTTTAGATTTATCTAAAGCAGGCTTGACTTATTTACCCTCAGAAATAGGGCAGTTGTCTCAGATGCAAGAGCTTATTTTAAATCAAAACCAGCTCACCAGCCTTCCTTCAGAAATCGGGCAATTGTCTCAGCTAGTACAGCTTTGCTTAAATCAAAACCAACTCACCAGTCTGCCTACAGAAATCGGGCAGCTGTCTCAGCTGCAAACGCTTGAATTAGCGGAAAATCCTTTGGAAGATATTGCAGAAAAAATAAGGCAGCGTTTTCAATTGCAGATTGACCGTAAGTAA
- a CDS encoding F-box-like domain-containing protein: MHPISSASIESLPNELLLPILEACAVPSLFSVCKRWHRLLASEVMTSLYKQIGKVHVPQGNVKEQTFIVDRIYKLESRISKTTKVNAIFRQIFTLTSSLSPLEFKWKSEEKKVFYFN, translated from the coding sequence ATGCATCCTATCTCTTCAGCATCTATTGAAAGCTTGCCCAATGAATTGCTGCTCCCTATCTTAGAGGCTTGCGCAGTTCCTTCCTTATTTAGCGTCTGTAAAAGATGGCATCGTCTGCTGGCTTCTGAAGTGATGACTTCTCTTTATAAGCAAATAGGTAAAGTGCATGTTCCTCAAGGAAATGTTAAGGAACAGACTTTTATTGTAGATAGGATTTATAAGCTAGAAAGCAGAATTTCTAAAACAACAAAGGTAAATGCAATTTTTAGGCAAATCTTTACTTTAACTAGTTCTCTTTCTCCTCTAGAGTTTAAATGGAAGTCTGAAGAAAAAAAAGTATTTTACTTTAACTAA